One window of Sphingobacteriales bacterium genomic DNA carries:
- a CDS encoding T9SS type A sorting domain-containing protein, which translates to MHCLDTEWAIRLLVGTYVDERLYEEALVELQSLPNTPENAEFIALYQAIIEGGLEGSGKANIAAVMVNNIAENTLSKNSALAQSVLAVYKSTDYIRHGATINLLANNVVKIPNYKLVPNPAQDQVTVMFTRYVIPNQTLEMFDVQGRLVLIQKNIAQNTLVNVSMLQTGMYFCRLSDEADVVKLVVVR; encoded by the coding sequence TTGCACTGTTTAGATACTGAATGGGCAATACGCCTCTTAGTTGGTACTTATGTAGATGAACGGCTTTATGAAGAAGCCTTAGTAGAACTGCAAAGCCTGCCCAATACTCCCGAAAACGCCGAGTTTATAGCCTTGTACCAAGCTATTATAGAAGGGGGTTTGGAAGGGAGTGGAAAAGCAAATATAGCTGCGGTAATGGTAAATAACATTGCAGAAAATACGCTTTCTAAAAACAGTGCTTTAGCACAAAGTGTTTTGGCTGTTTATAAAAGTACTGATTACATAAGGCATGGGGCTACTATTAATTTGCTTGCAAATAATGTTGTAAAAATTCCGAATTATAAATTAGTGCCTAATCCGGCGCAAGACCAAGTTACTGTTATGTTTACAAGATATGTCATACCCAACCAAACACTGGAAATGTTTGATGTGCAAGGCAGATTAGTTCTGATACAAAAAAATATTGCACAAAACACCCTTGTAAATGTTTCCATGTTACAAACCGGCATGTATTTCTGCCGTTTATCTGATGAGGCGGACGTCGTAAAATTAGTCGTCGTGCGTTAG
- a CDS encoding PKD domain-containing protein: MKSVSTKSNFVFNLLNSVLLLSFFAFSVNNTFAKQNLKPVAQEIISLKQANESFKQVHIFERTIEIDKNHPVYTFAPKAQLLDLDFKKLLLALQGNYPHIVLSVPVSPTRTIQLELTQAQILTDDFFVTNAKGRNIENHEPYCQGLYYRGIIQGDTQSLAAVSLFENEVMGVISDNSGNYVLGKLKNKENQYVIYNDHELTVSNPFTCAVNDEDTDEQEKLLPDGYNMKNLNPENLNTDAASQLVCDKVIKVFIHCDYDMYLDFSSSTTNVTNHTTGLYNVVATIYANEQVTTQISQIYVWTIPDPYPDSSSSASLDAFSSQVGSSFNGDLAHLFSTNNNNLGGIAWLNVLCSSSRHAYSNISTTYQNFPTYSWSVNCVTHEMGHNLGSRHTHWCGWAGGAIDNCYDVEGSCSDGPAPVGGGTCMSYCHLTGNGINFNNGFGTLPGNLIRSRIESATCLTSDFASASANGNTSICSGNTVQLLATPTGTGYTYQWKRNGTNITGATSSTYNASLAGNYTVSILSPQSCTSLSNQVAVEVVSGTPTAAFTAGASGVNATFNNTSANAITYSWNFGDPASGANNTSTLKNPVHVFTAAGTYTVTLTATNTCVMPNLQNSTTQTLVIQAFSPCSGNTTLTECNGTITDGSAGQNYNDLQSCSWLISPAGAENILLTFTAFNTEANYDFVKVYDGANASAPLVGNFSGSSIPPPINSTGSSLYITFISDQFVTGAGFDATYNCTLPVLCSGTTTLNSCSGTISDGSGASNYANNMNCSWLISPLDGLPVSLSFVEFDTQSGVDAVSIYNGTTALAPLLGTFSGNSLPSSVVAVSGTMFVVFSSDASVNSAGWKANYSCVPQACASITTLSNCNGVFSDGSGSTNYSNNMNCTWLIAPSGATSITLTFTSFNTEAGYDFVRIYNGSNALAPSLGTFSGTTIPAPVSSTGGSMFVSFTSDQFVVGSGWSANYACTTPGAELYFKALLQGPYNDALGNMNTALAAGNHIGLAQPFNRPPWNYPGTESVASVASNIVDWLLIDLLDANFNVQGRKAAFLRQDGVLTDLDGSQGVIFPGVLAGNYYVVVRSRNHLPIVSNTMVALPNEFASYNFFTASNSMYGASTLVEVSTAKYAMAAGDCYANGVINYRDFNVFFNQVGFSGGYFDADCNMDGSVNLTDFDLFRANAGKLGALPVRY, encoded by the coding sequence ATGAAATCAGTTTCTACCAAATCTAACTTTGTTTTTAATCTGCTTAATTCTGTATTATTATTGTCATTTTTTGCTTTTTCAGTAAATAATACTTTCGCTAAACAAAATCTTAAACCGGTTGCTCAGGAAATTATTTCGTTAAAACAAGCAAATGAATCATTTAAACAAGTCCATATTTTTGAAAGAACTATTGAAATAGATAAAAACCATCCGGTTTATACCTTTGCACCCAAAGCTCAGTTGTTGGACTTAGACTTCAAAAAACTGTTGCTTGCCTTACAGGGCAATTATCCGCATATAGTTTTATCTGTTCCGGTATCTCCTACCCGAACCATTCAGTTGGAACTTACACAAGCTCAGATTTTGACAGACGATTTTTTTGTAACCAATGCAAAAGGTCGAAATATTGAAAACCACGAACCTTATTGTCAGGGATTATATTACCGCGGCATCATTCAGGGTGATACACAATCACTTGCTGCTGTTTCTCTGTTTGAAAATGAGGTAATGGGGGTTATTTCAGACAATTCAGGAAACTATGTTCTCGGAAAACTAAAAAACAAAGAGAATCAATATGTCATTTATAACGACCATGAACTGACGGTTTCAAACCCATTTACCTGTGCGGTAAACGACGAAGATACTGATGAACAGGAAAAGCTCCTGCCGGATGGTTACAACATGAAAAACCTGAATCCCGAAAATCTGAATACAGATGCTGCCTCTCAGTTAGTATGCGACAAAGTGATCAAGGTATTTATTCATTGCGATTACGACATGTATCTGGATTTTAGCAGCAGCACGACGAATGTTACCAATCACACGACCGGATTGTACAATGTTGTGGCAACAATATATGCCAACGAACAGGTAACCACCCAGATTTCTCAAATCTATGTGTGGACTATTCCTGACCCATATCCCGATTCTTCGTCATCTGCTTCTTTAGATGCATTTTCTTCTCAGGTGGGGAGTAGTTTTAATGGAGATTTGGCACATTTGTTTTCGACCAATAACAATAACCTTGGGGGAATTGCCTGGTTAAATGTGCTTTGCAGTTCGAGTCGTCATGCTTACAGCAATATCAGCACAACGTATCAGAATTTCCCTACTTATTCATGGTCGGTCAATTGTGTTACACACGAAATGGGGCATAATCTTGGCTCGCGGCATACACATTGGTGCGGATGGGCCGGCGGAGCTATAGATAACTGTTATGATGTAGAAGGTTCCTGTTCAGACGGACCGGCTCCTGTAGGAGGCGGAACTTGTATGAGTTATTGCCATTTAACAGGAAACGGAATCAATTTTAACAACGGTTTCGGCACTTTACCCGGTAATTTAATCAGAAGCCGGATAGAAAGTGCCACCTGTTTAACCTCCGATTTTGCAAGCGCATCGGCAAATGGCAATACAAGTATCTGTTCAGGCAACACAGTTCAGTTGCTGGCAACCCCAACCGGTACCGGTTACACCTATCAATGGAAGAGAAACGGAACCAACATTACGGGTGCTACCTCAAGCACCTATAATGCAAGTTTAGCCGGAAATTACACAGTTTCCATTTTAAGCCCTCAAAGCTGCACTTCTCTTTCAAATCAGGTTGCGGTAGAAGTGGTTAGCGGAACTCCAACTGCCGCTTTTACTGCCGGTGCATCAGGGGTAAATGCTACCTTTAATAATACTTCGGCAAACGCAATTACCTACAGTTGGAATTTTGGCGATCCTGCATCCGGAGCAAATAATACCTCTACTTTGAAAAATCCGGTCCATGTTTTTACGGCAGCAGGGACCTATACCGTTACTTTGACGGCAACCAATACTTGTGTTATGCCTAATTTGCAGAATTCTACTACCCAGACTTTAGTCATTCAGGCTTTCAGTCCTTGCAGTGGTAATACAACACTTACCGAATGTAATGGAACAATCACAGACGGTAGTGCCGGACAAAACTATAACGACCTTCAATCCTGTAGCTGGCTGATTTCGCCTGCCGGCGCAGAAAATATCTTACTCACATTCACTGCATTTAATACGGAAGCGAATTATGACTTTGTGAAAGTTTATGACGGTGCAAATGCATCCGCTCCCTTAGTGGGTAATTTTTCGGGTTCTTCCATTCCACCACCGATCAACTCAACCGGATCCAGTCTTTATATTACGTTCATCTCAGATCAATTTGTTACCGGCGCAGGTTTTGATGCTACTTACAATTGCACACTCCCAGTCTTATGTTCTGGAACTACAACACTTAACAGTTGCAGCGGTACCATTAGTGATGGGAGCGGCGCTTCTAATTATGCAAACAATATGAATTGTTCATGGTTGATTTCACCATTAGATGGATTACCGGTTTCCTTGTCTTTTGTAGAGTTTGATACTCAGTCGGGTGTTGATGCGGTTAGTATTTACAATGGCACAACAGCACTTGCTCCTTTGTTGGGCACATTTTCCGGCAACTCACTTCCTTCTTCGGTTGTTGCTGTGTCCGGTACCATGTTTGTCGTTTTTTCCTCCGATGCATCCGTAAACTCTGCCGGATGGAAAGCCAACTATTCCTGTGTTCCACAAGCCTGTGCTTCTATAACTACGCTCAGTAATTGCAATGGTGTTTTTAGTGATGGAAGCGGCAGCACCAACTACAGCAATAATATGAACTGTACCTGGTTAATTGCACCTTCGGGAGCTACCAGCATCACACTGACCTTTACCTCTTTTAATACGGAAGCAGGTTATGATTTTGTCAGGATCTATAATGGCAGCAACGCTTTGGCTCCAAGTCTTGGAACATTTTCCGGAACTACTATTCCTGCACCTGTTTCTTCTACCGGTGGAAGTATGTTTGTGTCTTTTACCTCTGACCAATTTGTAGTTGGTTCCGGCTGGAGTGCTAATTATGCGTGTACTACTCCGGGAGCTGAGCTGTACTTTAAAGCACTGTTGCAGGGCCCTTACAACGATGCCCTTGGCAACATGAACACAGCTTTGGCAGCAGGTAATCATATCGGTCTTGCTCAACCATTTAACCGCCCCCCCTGGAATTACCCCGGAACAGAAAGTGTGGCATCCGTAGCTTCCAACATCGTTGACTGGTTGTTGATAGACTTGCTTGACGCTAACTTTAATGTTCAGGGCAGAAAAGCCGCGTTTTTGCGTCAGGATGGTGTGTTGACCGATTTGGACGGAAGTCAGGGCGTGATTTTCCCCGGTGTGTTGGCCGGTAATTATTATGTAGTTGTGCGTTCAAGAAATCACCTTCCTATTGTAAGCAATACTATGGTTGCTTTGCCCAATGAGTTTGCATCTTACAACTTTTTCACTGCCTCAAATTCTATGTATGGTGCAAGTACTTTGGTCGAAGTATCAACTGCTAAATATGCAATGGCTGCCGGAGATTGTTATGCCAACGGGGTTATTAACTATCGCGACTTTAACGTTTTCTTTAATCAGGTTGGTTTTAGCGGAGGGTATTTTGATGCAGATTGTAATATGGATGGCAGTGTCAACCTGACAGATTTCGATTTGTTCCGTGCAAATGCAGGTAAGTTGGGAGCTTTGCCGGTAAGGTACTAA
- a CDS encoding T9SS type A sorting domain-containing protein has product MKKAIALIPFLIICIRFQGQNIQFAYFNKVLADDTMNILMQASKPFAKDYYSFGSYTSSSHRALYVSKLDENGNLMWIKDFEKGPPGDPYTLGVIESGTQILVEDGNIAATYEKSLDVCFTKFNLDGDTVLHKKYVRPGWQLGKQIISTADGGYVIAGMEQNATADTVKAYALKIDAWGNFEWDKRYLTGNDARFFTVQHTPWDGGFIFGGMGYSASTGYDMFVVKTLADGDTLWTKRYGNELNDCGAKVVNLTTYEEWLSGQEPNYLMTGCFKEGIVKKLYLSVIDENGVVKWEKKHNFLPEISSFQVFPVVKADKSFIGSGYYQPDGFTPQPYIAAFHADGNLNWAVTPTIHPDKHVYLKDLQPTPDGGYVLAGYQYSSPQTAWVLKIDSLGNTCSYIGCDSTVVVEVLPGVPSNSNPEVSATVYPVPASTRLNIRYQIPAGILPSGNAGWYLYDITGRQVAETTLTGNNGIEEISVEHLPAGIYYYQVLLPLSGQAVASGKILVSEK; this is encoded by the coding sequence ATGAAAAAGGCAATTGCTTTAATCCCTTTTTTAATAATTTGCATTAGGTTTCAAGGACAAAATATACAATTCGCTTATTTTAACAAAGTTCTTGCCGATGACACCATGAACATATTGATGCAGGCATCAAAACCTTTTGCAAAAGATTATTATTCGTTTGGCAGTTACACTTCAAGCAGCCACAGGGCTTTGTATGTTTCCAAACTTGACGAAAACGGAAATTTGATGTGGATCAAAGACTTTGAAAAAGGTCCGCCGGGCGATCCTTACACGTTGGGCGTAATTGAATCCGGCACCCAAATTTTAGTGGAGGACGGCAATATCGCCGCAACTTACGAAAAAAGTCTGGACGTCTGTTTCACGAAATTCAATTTGGACGGAGATACCGTTTTGCACAAAAAATATGTCCGACCGGGCTGGCAGCTCGGGAAACAGATTATTTCCACGGCAGACGGCGGTTACGTAATAGCCGGAATGGAGCAAAACGCAACTGCCGACACCGTAAAAGCCTACGCCCTGAAAATAGATGCATGGGGCAACTTCGAATGGGACAAACGCTACCTCACGGGCAACGACGCCCGTTTTTTCACCGTGCAGCACACCCCCTGGGACGGCGGCTTCATCTTCGGCGGAATGGGCTATTCCGCCTCCACCGGCTACGATATGTTCGTGGTCAAAACCCTTGCCGACGGCGACACCCTCTGGACGAAAAGGTACGGAAACGAATTAAACGACTGTGGGGCAAAAGTAGTTAATTTAACAACTTATGAAGAATGGCTGTCAGGACAAGAGCCGAACTATCTAATGACCGGTTGTTTCAAAGAAGGGATAGTCAAAAAACTTTATCTTTCGGTTATTGATGAAAATGGAGTTGTCAAATGGGAAAAGAAGCATAACTTTTTACCTGAAATAAGCAGTTTTCAAGTATTTCCCGTAGTTAAAGCCGATAAAAGTTTTATCGGCAGCGGATATTACCAACCCGACGGCTTTACGCCCCAACCATATATAGCCGCTTTTCACGCCGACGGCAATTTAAATTGGGCAGTAACTCCCACCATCCATCCCGATAAACATGTTTATCTGAAAGACCTGCAACCCACCCCCGACGGCGGATATGTATTGGCGGGCTACCAGTACAGCAGCCCACAAACCGCCTGGGTTTTAAAAATAGACAGCCTCGGCAATACCTGTAGCTATATAGGTTGCGACAGCACGGTGGTGGTAGAAGTACTGCCCGGCGTCCCTTCCAATTCCAATCCGGAGGTTTCGGCAACGGTCTATCCCGTTCCCGCTTCTACCCGTCTCAACATCCGCTACCAAATTCCTGCCGGCATCCTTCCTTCGGGCAATGCCGGATGGTATTTGTACGACATAACCGGCAGGCAGGTAGCCGAAACCACCTTAACCGGCAACAACGGCATTGAGGAGATTTCGGTAGAACATTTGCCTGCTGGTATTTACTACTATCAGGTGTTGTTGCCCTTATCGGGGCAGGCAGTGGCAAGCGGGAAGATATTGGTAAGTGAAAAGTGA
- a CDS encoding BamA/TamA family outer membrane protein: MSNYCCVVFVVLCLLFSACNTTQYLAESEFLYDGAKVIIEKESFAGNAKSITSDLNGLISPKPNQKLFRLFRTKLWIHYRSLIKPKGLNRFLVKRYSEEPVIFQTAAAQKNIRQIENYLFNRGFFDAEARYDTIQRNKLIKVNYVVSPHHQYKYEQIVFKTDSSSLGSLVKSREKETLLKPGAYYDSEMLTQERNRIYRQARQAGYFDYIPEAITYKADSSKTNHNIRLTVKPLTSKDGEPYRPYRLNRVFVYPEYSALYTDAVGADTLVYENYYFITSLHEIRPAALADKMLFKKGSLFSQRNYEYTLNHLLQLDLFKFVDIRFQKVPTDTSALLDTYVYLTPDSRREVQVEAETNTVEGYLGTLLNLSFRDKNRFRGAEAFSLNLGTGIETPLGQTFIHTFEINGQAKLQVPKLLVPFKMGKISRYFIPFTNFSVGYSFARRLQQYNIGLANFNFIYDWKASRTAHHLFTPAFLNFVQLISADSAFLVQLDQNPIQKRSFTNQLIFGSNYTYFFSNAPIGGKVRNYTYFKSSLELTGNLAYLISRLANTEKHPYQLLNVPFAQYMRLDFDLRRYVYLNQKGSQSIITRFVAGIGIPYGNSSVLPYVKQFFTGGSNDLRAFRLRSIGPGNSTSFDTDSNTGNFDRTGDVKLASNVEYRFSLNSYLKGALFTDFGNVWLYKGDEQSKFRWSQFYRQFAIGTGIGARIDLSFFVLRLDWAFPLHSPVDGWVVKDAQPFKKDWRKDNIVWNLAIGYPF; this comes from the coding sequence TTGTCCAATTATTGTTGTGTTGTCTTTGTGGTGTTATGCTTGTTATTTAGTGCTTGTAATACCACCCAATATTTAGCTGAATCAGAATTTTTGTACGATGGTGCTAAGGTCATCATCGAAAAAGAATCTTTTGCAGGAAATGCTAAATCTATCACATCAGATCTTAACGGGCTTATATCTCCAAAACCCAACCAGAAACTGTTCCGGTTGTTCAGAACAAAACTTTGGATTCATTACCGTTCACTGATCAAACCTAAAGGCTTAAACAGGTTTTTAGTCAAACGATATTCCGAAGAACCCGTTATCTTTCAAACTGCAGCCGCTCAAAAAAATATCCGCCAAATTGAAAACTATCTGTTCAACCGTGGCTTTTTTGATGCAGAGGCCCGCTATGATACCATACAGCGCAACAAACTGATTAAGGTGAACTATGTTGTCAGCCCGCATCATCAATATAAATACGAACAAATTGTTTTTAAGACAGATAGCAGCAGTTTGGGTAGTTTGGTAAAAAGCCGTGAGAAAGAAACATTACTAAAACCGGGCGCATATTATGATTCTGAGATGCTCACTCAGGAAAGAAACAGAATTTACCGGCAAGCTCGTCAGGCAGGTTATTTTGATTATATCCCGGAAGCAATAACCTATAAAGCAGATTCTTCGAAAACTAACCACAATATCCGGTTAACAGTCAAGCCTTTGACAAGTAAAGATGGAGAACCTTATCGCCCATACCGGCTAAACCGCGTTTTTGTATATCCCGAATATTCAGCTTTATATACCGATGCAGTGGGTGCAGATACTCTTGTGTATGAAAATTATTATTTCATCACTTCACTCCATGAAATTCGACCTGCTGCATTGGCCGATAAAATGTTGTTTAAAAAGGGTTCTCTTTTTTCTCAACGGAATTATGAATATACACTCAACCACCTACTACAGTTAGATTTATTCAAATTTGTGGACATCAGGTTTCAAAAAGTTCCAACGGATACTTCAGCTTTGTTGGATACCTATGTTTACCTTACTCCTGATTCCAGAAGAGAGGTGCAGGTTGAAGCAGAAACTAATACAGTGGAAGGTTATTTGGGCACATTATTGAATCTTAGCTTTCGCGACAAAAACCGTTTCAGAGGAGCAGAAGCTTTTAGTCTCAACCTTGGAACGGGTATTGAAACCCCTTTAGGTCAAACATTTATCCATACCTTTGAAATCAATGGTCAAGCCAAACTTCAGGTGCCTAAATTGCTCGTTCCTTTTAAAATGGGAAAGATTTCACGCTATTTCATTCCGTTTACCAATTTTTCAGTAGGATATAGTTTTGCGCGAAGACTTCAGCAATATAATATCGGGTTGGCAAATTTTAATTTTATTTATGATTGGAAAGCCTCTCGAACTGCTCACCATTTATTCACTCCCGCTTTTCTTAATTTCGTGCAGTTAATTTCTGCCGATTCTGCTTTTTTAGTCCAGTTAGACCAAAACCCTATTCAAAAAAGGAGTTTTACCAATCAACTTATCTTTGGTTCTAACTATACCTATTTTTTTTCCAATGCTCCGATAGGGGGTAAGGTGAGAAACTACACCTATTTTAAAAGCAGTCTGGAATTGACCGGAAACCTGGCCTATCTTATCAGCCGACTTGCAAATACTGAGAAACATCCGTATCAACTGCTCAATGTTCCTTTTGCACAATACATGCGATTAGATTTTGACCTTCGAAGATATGTCTATTTGAACCAAAAGGGATCGCAATCAATCATTACCCGCTTTGTAGCAGGAATTGGGATTCCTTATGGTAATTCTTCTGTATTGCCTTACGTCAAACAATTTTTTACAGGAGGAAGCAACGACCTGAGAGCTTTCAGGCTTCGAAGTATTGGTCCGGGAAATTCAACCTCATTTGACACAGATTCAAATACCGGCAATTTTGACCGCACCGGTGACGTTAAACTTGCTTCCAATGTTGAATATCGTTTTAGCTTGAACAGTTATTTAAAAGGGGCTTTGTTTACCGATTTCGGGAATGTTTGGTTATATAAAGGGGATGAGCAATCGAAATTTCGTTGGTCGCAGTTTTATCGCCAATTCGCAATCGGAACAGGAATAGGAGCGAGGATAGATCTATCTTTCTTTGTTCTCCGGCTCGATTGGGCTTTTCCGCTTCATTCACCTGTTGACGGTTGGGTGGTTAAAGATGCGCAACCTTTTAAAAAAGACTGGCGCAAAGACAATATCGTTTGGAATTTGGCCATTGGATATCCTTTTTAA
- a CDS encoding T9SS type A sorting domain-containing protein: MRNTIFLISFLLFSIKLYSQIEQFTYFNKTFSNDSLNILAQVVRPNSFGYVMIGGYSSTSISNARYIAQLDQNGELIWIKNFVEGSEWNVIEDGKFVTETNDGNLVVAIGGIVNSAAKKIHLFKLDQNGNELWHREYENDTIKFIRHIIQTEDGGFALAGVIATQDTAKFLLIKADELGLWQWQRTYSMGNDSRAFSIQQTPWDGGYILGGWGYSTTTGYDMFVVKTLANGDTIWTKRYGGNENDCATFAIPITTYQEWLNGAVIEYLLSSCIYEGGVRKLYLAKIDEAGSIIWQKKHTFLPGISGLQVLPIIRQDKSFISSGYYRPDDFTPQPFIASFHTNGNLDWVVTPTLNPTKHVYIKDLQPTPDGGYVLAGYQYNDPQTAWVLKIDSLGNTCSYVGCDSTVVAEVLPGITSNSSPEISAMVYPVPASTYLNIRYQIPSGILPSGNAGWYLYDITGRQVAETTLTGNNGIEEISVAHLPAGIYYYRVLLPLSGQAVASGKILVSEK; this comes from the coding sequence ATGAGAAATACTATATTTTTGATTTCATTTTTATTGTTTTCTATAAAGCTATATAGTCAAATAGAACAATTTACGTACTTTAACAAAACTTTCTCAAATGATAGTTTAAATATTCTGGCTCAAGTTGTACGTCCTAATTCTTTTGGCTACGTTATGATTGGGGGTTACTCTAGTACTAGTATAAGTAACGCAAGATATATAGCTCAATTGGATCAAAATGGTGAACTAATTTGGATAAAAAATTTTGTTGAAGGGTCTGAATGGAATGTTATAGAAGATGGAAAGTTTGTTACAGAAACAAACGATGGGAATTTAGTTGTTGCAATTGGTGGTATCGTTAATAGTGCTGCAAAAAAAATTCATCTTTTCAAATTAGATCAAAATGGAAACGAACTTTGGCATCGGGAATATGAAAATGACACTATAAAATTTATTCGTCACATTATTCAAACCGAAGATGGTGGTTTTGCCTTAGCTGGAGTAATTGCTACACAAGACACTGCAAAATTTCTGCTTATCAAGGCAGATGAATTGGGCTTATGGCAATGGCAACGTACTTATTCTATGGGTAACGATTCAAGAGCTTTCAGCATACAACAAACCCCCTGGGATGGAGGATACATTTTAGGAGGATGGGGCTACTCCACCACCACCGGCTACGATATGTTTGTGGTTAAAACCCTTGCTAATGGTGATACCATTTGGACGAAAAGATATGGAGGAAATGAAAATGATTGTGCAACATTTGCAATTCCTATAACAACATACCAAGAATGGTTGAATGGCGCAGTAATTGAGTACTTATTGTCTTCCTGTATATATGAGGGTGGAGTTAGAAAGTTATATTTAGCTAAAATTGATGAAGCAGGAAGCATCATTTGGCAAAAGAAGCATACTTTCCTGCCGGGTATAAGTGGTTTACAGGTTTTACCCATCATTCGCCAAGATAAAAGCTTTATCAGCAGCGGATACTATCGCCCTGACGATTTTACCCCCCAACCTTTCATAGCCTCCTTTCATACAAACGGGAATTTAGATTGGGTAGTAACCCCTACATTAAATCCGACTAAACATGTATATATCAAAGATCTCCAACCCACTCCTGATGGCGGCTACGTTTTAGCAGGTTATCAATACAACGACCCCCAAACCGCATGGGTCTTAAAAATAGACAGCCTTGGAAATACATGCAGTTATGTGGGTTGCGACAGCACCGTAGTGGCAGAAGTGCTGCCCGGCATCACCTCCAATTCAAGCCCTGAAATATCGGCAATGGTCTATCCCGTTCCTGCTTCTACCTATCTCAACATCCGCTACCAAATACCATCCGGCATCCTTCCTTCGGGCAATGCCGGATGGTATTTGTACGACATAACCGGCAGGCAGGTAGCCGAAACCACCTTAACCGGCAACAACGGCATTGAGGAGATTTCGGTAGCACATCTTCCGGCGGGCATTTACTACTATCGGGTGTTGTTGCCCTTATCGGGGCAGGCAGTGGCAAGCGGGAAGATTTTGGTAAGTGAAAAGTGA
- a CDS encoding T9SS type A sorting domain-containing protein encodes MFRTFCLSPLLHCLDTEWAIRLLVGTYVDEHLYEQALVELQSLPNTPENAEFIALYQAIIEGGLEGSGKANIAATTVNNIAENTLSKNSALAQSVLAVCKSIDYIRHGATINLLANNVVKIPNYKLVPNPAQDQLIITFRQPIKTNQTLEIYNLQGQLVVTQKGIEQNTLVNVAMLRSGIYFCRLSDEVDVVKLVIVR; translated from the coding sequence ATGTTTCGGACGTTTTGCCTGTCCCCACTGCTACACTGTTTAGACACCGAATGGGCAATTCGCCTCCTAGTAGGCACTTATGTAGATGAACACCTTTATGAACAAGCCTTAGTAGAACTGCAAAGCCTGCCCAATACTCCCGAAAACGCCGAGTTTATAGCTTTATATCAAGCCATTATTGAGGGTGGTTTAGAAGGAAGCGGGAAAGCAAATATAGCTGCGACAACGGTAAATAACATTGCAGAAAATACGCTTTCTAAAAACAGTGCTTTAGCTCAAAGTGTTTTAGCAGTTTGTAAAAGTATTGATTACATAAGGCATGGGGCTACTATTAATTTGCTTGCAAATAATGTTGTAAAAATTCCGAATTATAAATTAGTGCCCAATCCGGCGCAAGACCAACTCATCATTACATTTAGACAACCAATCAAGACCAATCAAACCTTAGAAATCTACAACCTGCAAGGTCAGTTGGTTGTAACCCAAAAAGGCATAGAACAAAATACGCTTGTTAATGTTGCCATGTTGCGATCTGGTATTTATTTTTGTCGTTTGTCTGATGAGGTAGATGTGGTAAAATTAGTCATTGTTCGTTAG